A single genomic interval of Flavobacteriales bacterium harbors:
- a CDS encoding FAD-dependent oxidoreductase, translated as MTGDARTVELVLSPGEAADPVIVRAAALEAAGEGPATGLTHQVLRRSIDARSRPPRIRLRVALVTGDGSTERPPAFVHRDVHKAPTLHIVGCGPAGLFCALRAIELGIRPVLLERGKDVRARRRDLAAINRAHLVDPDSNYCFGEGGAGTYSDGKLYTRSTKRGDVRGVLDRLVAFGASPDILVDAHPHVGTNKLPGIITAMRDAILAAGGEVHFGRRVTDLIMEGGRTRGLRTLDGTEMPADHVVLATGHSARDIFRMLHAKGIRIERKDFAIGVRVEHPQTVIDSMQYHCATRDPLLPPASYSLVEQVDGHGVYSFCMCPGGIIAPCATAPDEVVTNGWSPSKRNNPFANSGLVVDTRSLRTGPGALAGMETQRAVEHLAWRMGGGTQCAPAQRMEDLIAGRLSADLPACSYPPGIVSAPLNELLPPPVMQRLRTALVRVGKRMRGFRTNEAVLVAVESRTSSPVRIPRDPDTLEHPEVEGLYPCGEGAGYAGGIVSAAMDGMRVAERIAARMGRSVDQG; from the coding sequence ATGACGGGCGATGCGCGGACGGTGGAGCTGGTGCTGTCGCCCGGCGAAGCCGCCGACCCGGTGATCGTGCGCGCCGCGGCCCTGGAGGCCGCCGGTGAAGGACCGGCCACCGGCCTGACGCATCAGGTGCTGCGACGGTCGATCGATGCGCGCAGCCGACCTCCGCGCATCCGGCTCCGCGTGGCCTTGGTGACCGGCGATGGCAGCACGGAGCGGCCACCCGCCTTCGTGCACCGCGATGTGCACAAGGCCCCGACCCTGCACATCGTGGGCTGCGGTCCGGCAGGGCTCTTCTGCGCCCTGCGCGCCATCGAACTCGGCATCCGACCGGTGCTGCTTGAACGCGGCAAGGATGTGCGCGCCCGGCGACGCGACCTGGCCGCGATCAACCGGGCTCATCTGGTCGACCCGGACAGCAACTACTGCTTCGGCGAGGGAGGTGCCGGCACCTACAGCGACGGGAAGCTCTATACGCGCTCCACCAAACGCGGCGACGTGCGGGGCGTCCTCGACCGGCTGGTGGCCTTTGGGGCCTCGCCCGACATCCTGGTGGACGCTCATCCGCATGTGGGGACCAACAAGCTGCCGGGCATCATCACGGCCATGCGCGATGCCATTCTGGCCGCCGGCGGCGAAGTGCATTTCGGCCGTCGCGTCACCGACCTGATCATGGAGGGCGGGAGGACGCGGGGCCTTCGCACGCTCGATGGCACCGAGATGCCCGCGGACCATGTGGTGCTGGCCACCGGGCACAGCGCACGGGACATCTTCCGCATGCTGCACGCGAAGGGGATCCGCATCGAGCGCAAGGACTTCGCCATCGGTGTGCGCGTGGAGCACCCGCAGACCGTGATCGATTCGATGCAGTACCACTGTGCCACGCGTGACCCCCTGCTGCCTCCGGCGAGCTACAGCCTGGTGGAACAGGTGGACGGCCATGGCGTATACAGCTTCTGCATGTGCCCGGGCGGCATCATCGCCCCGTGCGCGACCGCGCCGGACGAAGTGGTGACCAACGGTTGGAGCCCGAGCAAGCGCAACAACCCCTTCGCGAACTCGGGCCTGGTGGTCGACACGCGAAGCCTCCGCACTGGCCCGGGCGCCCTCGCCGGCATGGAGACCCAGCGGGCGGTGGAGCACCTCGCCTGGCGGATGGGCGGCGGCACCCAGTGCGCACCGGCGCAGCGCATGGAGGACCTCATCGCCGGACGGCTGAGCGCCGACCTTCCCGCGTGCAGCTATCCCCCGGGCATCGTCAGCGCACCGCTCAACGAGCTGCTGCCCCCGCCGGTGATGCAGCGGCTGCGGACAGCCTTGGTGCGCGTGGGGAAGCGCATGCGGGGCTTCCGCACGAACGAGGCCGTCCTGGTGGCGGTGGAGAGCCGAACGAGCAGCCCGGTCCGCATCCCGCGCGATCCGGACACCCTCGAGCACCCGGAAGTGGAGGGGCTGTACCCCTGCGGGGAAGGCGCGGGCTACGCCGGCGGTATCGTGAGCGCGGCGATGGACGGGATGCGGGTGGCCGAGCGCATCGCCGCGCGGATGGGACGTTCCGTCGATCAGGGCTGA
- a CDS encoding PorT family protein, with translation MKRLLPLLLLCALASGDALSQMTGPVKGIKTEHLPNFDLRRFHFGFLLAYNTSDFFMKLDPQAYTRDSVMAIDHLRKPGFNLGIIGSLNMTTNLSVRFIPSLSFQDRVLRYRFRRSDGTEVVYEKPVESTYLEFPLLLKFRSDRINNFAVYVVAGGKAAIDMASQKDVNNAIDEEVVVKLNKFDYAAEVGGGFDFFLPYFKFGIELKTGIGIPNLLIDDGTRFSTPLQSIRTKTYVLTFTFEG, from the coding sequence ATGAAGCGCCTCCTCCCGCTCCTGCTGCTGTGCGCGCTCGCGTCGGGTGATGCCCTGTCGCAGATGACCGGACCGGTCAAAGGCATCAAGACCGAGCATCTGCCCAACTTCGATCTCCGGCGCTTCCACTTCGGCTTCCTGCTCGCCTACAACACCTCCGACTTCTTCATGAAGCTCGACCCGCAGGCCTACACGCGGGACAGTGTGATGGCGATCGACCACCTGCGCAAGCCGGGGTTCAACCTCGGGATCATCGGTTCGCTGAACATGACCACGAACCTGAGCGTGCGTTTCATCCCCTCGCTCTCGTTCCAGGACCGGGTGCTCCGGTATCGCTTCCGGCGGAGCGACGGCACCGAGGTGGTGTACGAGAAGCCGGTGGAGAGCACCTACCTGGAGTTCCCGCTGCTGCTGAAGTTCCGCAGCGACCGCATCAACAACTTCGCGGTTTACGTGGTGGCGGGCGGCAAGGCCGCCATCGACATGGCCAGCCAGAAGGACGTGAACAATGCGATCGATGAGGAGGTGGTGGTGAAGTTGAACAAGTTCGACTATGCCGCGGAGGTGGGCGGTGGGTTCGATTTCTTCCTGCCCTACTTCAAGTTCGGCATCGAGCTCAAGACCGGCATCGGCATCCCGAACCTGCTGATCGATGACGGCACCCGGTTCAGCACGCCCTTGCAGAGCATTCGCACGAAGACCTACGTGCTGACCTTCACCTTCGAGGGATGA
- a CDS encoding class I fructose-bisphosphate aldolase: MPTTTKTGRIEELLGQDADRLLGHRCTTISKDQLNLPGPDFVDRCFAGSNRSPQVLRSIQALYGGGRLANTGYMSILPVDQGIEHSAAASFAPNPIYFDGENIVKLAIEGGCNAVASTYGVLGSVARKYAHRIPFIVKINHNELMTLPNKFDQVLFGTVESAWDMGAVAVGATIYFGSDESTRQITEIAEAFQLAHELGMATILWCYLRNPGFKKDGVDYHTAADLTAQANHLGVTIQADIIKQKLPEVNGGYTALSGYGKTHKKVYSDLTTEHPIDLCRYQVANCYMGRIGLINSGGASSGESDLAEAVRTAVINKRAGGQGLISGRKAFQRPMGEGVQLLNAIQDVYLDPKVTIA; encoded by the coding sequence ATGCCCACCACCACCAAGACCGGCCGCATCGAGGAGCTGCTCGGCCAGGACGCCGACCGCCTCCTCGGACACCGTTGCACCACCATCAGCAAGGACCAGCTGAACCTGCCCGGTCCCGATTTCGTGGACCGCTGTTTCGCGGGCAGCAACCGCAGCCCCCAGGTGTTGCGCAGCATCCAGGCCCTCTATGGTGGCGGCCGCCTGGCCAACACCGGGTACATGAGCATCCTGCCGGTGGACCAGGGCATCGAGCACAGCGCCGCCGCGAGCTTCGCGCCCAACCCCATCTACTTCGATGGGGAGAACATCGTGAAGCTGGCCATCGAAGGCGGCTGCAATGCGGTGGCCAGCACCTACGGTGTGCTCGGCAGCGTGGCGCGCAAGTACGCCCACCGCATCCCGTTCATCGTGAAGATCAACCACAATGAGCTCATGACCCTGCCGAACAAGTTCGACCAGGTGCTCTTCGGCACCGTGGAGAGCGCATGGGACATGGGGGCCGTGGCCGTGGGCGCCACCATCTACTTCGGCAGCGACGAAAGCACCCGGCAGATCACCGAGATCGCCGAGGCCTTCCAACTGGCGCATGAACTGGGCATGGCCACCATCCTGTGGTGCTACCTCCGCAACCCGGGCTTCAAGAAGGACGGGGTCGACTACCACACCGCCGCCGACCTCACCGCACAGGCCAACCATCTGGGTGTCACCATCCAGGCGGACATCATCAAGCAGAAGCTGCCCGAGGTGAACGGCGGGTACACCGCACTGAGCGGCTACGGCAAGACCCACAAGAAGGTGTACAGCGACCTCACCACCGAGCATCCGATCGACCTGTGCCGCTACCAGGTGGCCAACTGCTACATGGGCCGCATCGGACTGATCAACAGCGGCGGGGCCAGCAGCGGGGAGAGCGACCTGGCGGAGGCCGTGCGGACCGCCGTGATCAACAAACGCGCCGGTGGCCAGGGCCTCATCAGCGGCCGCAAGGCCTTCCAGCGCCCCATGGGCGAAGGCGTGCAGCTGCTCAACGCCATCCAGGACGTGTATCTCGACCCGAAGGTCACCATCGCTTAG
- the ubiE gene encoding bifunctional demethylmenaquinone methyltransferase/2-methoxy-6-polyprenyl-1,4-benzoquinol methylase UbiE, with amino-acid sequence MSVKPYSPDGSKREQVERMFDAIAPRYDLLNRLFSLGVDRAWRRRVLRILRREPVDRLLDLATGTADLALLCARHARSVVGADISEGMLSHGRTKVDRAGLADRVELVRAASESLPFPDGHFDAVTVAFGVRNFDDLDRGLREMKRVLRPGGRVFVLEFSKARGLMGALFRLYFHRVMPMVGRWVSGDSSAYTYLPRSVEAFPEGPVFEQRLRASGFSAVTSDRLSGGIATLYTARS; translated from the coding sequence ATGAGCGTGAAGCCGTACTCCCCGGATGGCTCGAAGCGTGAGCAGGTCGAGCGCATGTTCGATGCCATCGCCCCGCGCTACGACCTGCTGAACCGTCTGTTCAGTCTGGGTGTGGACCGGGCCTGGCGCCGGCGCGTGCTGCGCATCCTGCGCAGGGAGCCGGTGGACCGTCTCCTGGACCTGGCCACAGGGACCGCCGATCTGGCCCTGCTCTGTGCTCGACACGCCCGTTCCGTGGTGGGGGCCGACATCAGCGAAGGCATGCTGTCCCACGGCCGGACGAAGGTGGACAGGGCCGGGCTGGCCGACCGGGTGGAGCTGGTGCGCGCGGCCTCCGAGTCCCTCCCCTTCCCGGACGGTCATTTCGATGCGGTGACGGTGGCCTTCGGTGTGCGCAACTTCGATGACCTTGACCGCGGCCTGCGCGAGATGAAGCGGGTGCTGCGGCCGGGCGGACGGGTCTTCGTGCTCGAGTTCTCCAAGGCCCGTGGCCTCATGGGGGCGCTCTTCCGCCTTTACTTCCACCGCGTGATGCCCATGGTCGGCCGATGGGTGAGCGGCGACAGCAGCGCTTACACCTATCTGCCGCGGTCCGTGGAGGCGTTCCCCGAGGGACCCGTGTTCGAGCAACGCCTGCGCGCCTCGGGCTTCAGCGCGGTCACGTCGGATCGTCTGTCCGGCGGTATCGCCACCCTTTACACCGCGCGCTCCTGA
- a CDS encoding BamA/TamA family outer membrane protein, translating to MVLLLVLSACDPARRVPAGRHLLVRSKVEVKDKRVEKDELASLMKQRPNKRILGLRFYLAMYNLPSPERLARRKAHRAERTARTNARRAQQGKPPKEAGRTFGEWLREVVGEPPVVLDSTLTARTVTQMRMYLLREGFFKGEVTDSVAHRGRRARLRYHVIPGEPHRLRHIRFSVDDPSIEDYLTKTWDGSRLRSGARFDADDLEAERDRVTGVLRELGYIYFHRDLVSFDADTAAGDHQVDVMMRLTRPMADRDAGLRGSREGTIHHIGQVTIDATGSFAGRSALPVDTLVREGYTFLYQGNKPRYRPQALLSTVYFHPGDRYQASMADRTFRRLTNLRVFDRVDMLYDTVGTGARDVVNCTMRLTPAKQQGFTVEGFGTNRGGFLGTSISLAYRHRNVFRNMGSLQAQVTLGLEAQQSITGQETGTGETSTAVGRDVLFNTVEIGPELTLRFPRPFVPARWFTKSAAPRTTWTALYNYQRRPDYNRTLARTSLGLEWTESPRATVGIFPVDLNIIRIPFLTQAFRTYLQQANDPVLTDSYTDHLIIGARAFYTLNTQGTAKGRDVVFLRTTLETSGNLLSGVAGLLGWERTTDTSGNSFHTIDGVRFAQFVKLDADLRYYRRLHEKSQLVFRAAAGVGVPFGNLGVLPFESSFFVGGANGLRAWRARSVGPGSYAAPLVAYDRIGEVRIEANAEYRFKLVGFFEMGLFVDAGNIWYLKEDPQRPGSGIDSDLLSDLAIGVGAGLRLNFDFFLVRFDLGFQTKDPALPSGERWIFERTREERALSDLANLNLGIGYPF from the coding sequence GTGGTCCTTTTGCTGGTCCTTTCCGCGTGCGACCCGGCGCGGCGCGTGCCGGCCGGTCGCCATCTGCTCGTGCGATCGAAGGTGGAGGTGAAGGACAAGCGTGTGGAGAAGGACGAGCTGGCGTCGCTGATGAAGCAGCGGCCCAACAAGCGGATCCTGGGACTGCGTTTCTATCTGGCGATGTACAACCTCCCGTCGCCCGAACGACTGGCCCGCCGGAAGGCCCACCGCGCGGAGCGGACCGCCAGGACCAATGCCCGTCGCGCGCAGCAGGGCAAGCCCCCCAAGGAAGCCGGGCGCACCTTCGGCGAATGGCTCCGCGAGGTGGTCGGTGAACCGCCGGTAGTGCTGGACAGCACCTTGACGGCCCGCACCGTGACGCAGATGCGCATGTACCTCCTCCGGGAGGGCTTCTTCAAGGGCGAGGTCACCGATTCCGTCGCCCATCGCGGGCGCAGGGCCCGACTGCGCTACCACGTGATCCCCGGCGAACCGCATCGCCTGCGCCACATCCGGTTCTCCGTGGACGACCCCAGCATCGAGGATTACCTGACCAAGACCTGGGACGGTTCACGACTGCGCAGTGGTGCGCGGTTCGATGCCGACGATCTGGAGGCCGAGCGCGACCGTGTGACCGGAGTGCTGCGGGAACTGGGCTACATCTACTTCCATCGCGACCTGGTGAGCTTCGACGCTGATACCGCGGCGGGTGACCATCAGGTGGATGTGATGATGCGACTGACCAGACCGATGGCGGACAGGGATGCCGGCCTTCGAGGCTCCCGGGAGGGCACCATCCACCATATCGGTCAGGTGACCATCGATGCCACGGGCTCGTTCGCGGGCCGGTCGGCCCTGCCTGTTGACACGCTGGTGCGGGAGGGCTACACCTTTCTTTACCAAGGCAACAAACCGCGTTATCGGCCTCAGGCACTGCTGAGCACGGTGTACTTCCATCCGGGCGACCGCTACCAGGCCAGCATGGCGGACAGGACCTTCCGGCGGTTGACCAACCTGCGGGTCTTCGACCGTGTGGACATGCTGTACGACACGGTGGGCACCGGGGCACGGGACGTGGTGAACTGCACCATGCGGTTGACCCCGGCCAAGCAGCAGGGCTTCACGGTGGAGGGCTTCGGAACGAACCGCGGGGGCTTCCTGGGCACCTCCATCAGCCTGGCCTACCGCCATCGCAACGTGTTCCGCAACATGGGGTCCCTTCAAGCGCAGGTGACCCTGGGCCTGGAGGCCCAGCAGAGCATCACCGGTCAGGAGACGGGCACGGGCGAGACCAGCACGGCGGTGGGCCGCGACGTGCTGTTCAACACCGTGGAGATCGGTCCGGAGCTCACCCTGCGGTTCCCTCGCCCCTTCGTGCCCGCCCGCTGGTTCACCAAATCCGCCGCGCCGCGCACCACCTGGACCGCCCTGTACAACTACCAGCGGCGCCCGGACTACAACCGCACCCTGGCACGGACGAGCCTGGGGCTCGAATGGACCGAGAGCCCGCGGGCCACGGTGGGCATTTTTCCCGTGGACCTGAACATCATCCGCATCCCCTTCCTCACCCAAGCCTTCCGGACCTATCTCCAGCAGGCCAACGACCCGGTGCTCACCGACAGCTACACGGACCACCTGATCATCGGCGCCCGGGCGTTCTACACCCTGAACACGCAGGGCACGGCCAAGGGCCGCGATGTGGTCTTCCTCCGCACCACCTTGGAGACCAGCGGCAACCTGCTCAGTGGAGTGGCGGGCCTGCTGGGCTGGGAGCGCACCACGGACACCAGCGGGAACAGCTTCCACACCATCGACGGGGTGCGCTTCGCCCAGTTCGTGAAGCTGGATGCGGACCTGCGCTACTACCGGCGCCTGCACGAGAAGAGCCAGCTCGTGTTCAGGGCCGCCGCCGGGGTGGGCGTGCCGTTCGGGAACCTCGGCGTGCTGCCCTTTGAATCGAGCTTCTTCGTGGGCGGCGCGAACGGCCTTCGGGCCTGGCGCGCACGGTCGGTGGGTCCCGGATCGTACGCGGCACCGCTGGTCGCCTACGACCGCATCGGCGAAGTGCGCATCGAGGCCAACGCCGAATACCGCTTCAAGCTGGTGGGCTTCTTCGAGATGGGCCTGTTCGTGGACGCCGGCAACATCTGGTATCTGAAGGAGGACCCCCAGCGACCCGGAAGCGGGATCGACAGCGACCTCCTCAGCGACCTGGCGATCGGCGTGGGGGCCGGGCTGCGCCTGAACTTCGACTTCTTCCTGGTCCGCTTCGACCTGGGGTTCCAGACGAAGGACCCCGCGCTCCCCTCCGGCGAACGCTGGATCTTCGAACGCACCCGCGAGGAGCGTGCCCTCAGCGACCTGGCCAACCTGAACCTTGGGATCGGGTATCCCTTCTGA
- the rpsO gene encoding 30S ribosomal protein S15, with protein MYLTKEAKREIFKKHGGTEMNTGAAESQIALFTKRIDHLTGHLKVNKKDHATEMALMGLVGKRKQLLGYLKEQHLERYRAIIQELGLRK; from the coding sequence ATGTACCTGACGAAAGAGGCCAAGCGCGAGATCTTCAAGAAGCACGGTGGCACCGAGATGAACACCGGTGCGGCCGAGAGCCAGATCGCGCTCTTCACCAAGCGCATCGATCACCTCACCGGGCACCTGAAGGTCAACAAGAAGGACCATGCCACGGAGATGGCCCTGATGGGCCTGGTGGGTAAGCGGAAACAGCTCCTGGGTTACCTGAAGGAGCAGCATCTTGAGCGCTACCGCGCCATCATCCAGGAGCTTGGTCTGCGCAAGTGA
- a CDS encoding acetyl-CoA carboxylase carboxyltransferase subunit beta: MGWFTRTKEGITTSTEEKKETPEGLWYKCPECDEIMTSEDHENNLWVCAKCEHHEKIGSAEYFAILFDDQKYTELHADLVAGDPLKFEDTKPYSDRLQKTRKETGLNDALRAAEGKLDKRMVVIACMDFRFIGGSMGSVVGEKIALAADQAMKRKCPLIIISKSGGARMMEAGFSLMQMAKTSAKLTQLAAKRLPYISVLTDPTTGGVTASFAMLGDLNIAEPKALIGFAGPRVVKETIGTDLPKGFQTSEFVLEHGFLDKIVPRKDLKARLSQFITFFQA, from the coding sequence ATGGGCTGGTTCACTCGCACCAAGGAAGGCATCACCACCTCCACCGAGGAGAAGAAGGAGACGCCCGAAGGGCTCTGGTACAAGTGTCCGGAGTGCGATGAGATCATGACCTCGGAGGACCACGAGAACAACCTCTGGGTCTGTGCCAAGTGCGAGCACCACGAAAAGATCGGCAGCGCGGAGTACTTCGCCATCCTGTTCGACGATCAGAAGTACACGGAACTGCATGCCGATCTGGTGGCCGGTGACCCGCTGAAGTTCGAGGACACCAAACCGTACAGCGACCGGCTGCAGAAGACCCGGAAGGAGACCGGCCTCAACGATGCCTTGCGGGCCGCGGAGGGGAAGCTGGACAAGCGCATGGTGGTGATCGCCTGCATGGATTTCCGCTTCATCGGCGGGAGCATGGGCAGCGTGGTGGGTGAGAAGATCGCCCTGGCGGCCGATCAGGCCATGAAACGGAAGTGTCCGTTGATCATCATCAGCAAGAGCGGAGGGGCCCGCATGATGGAGGCCGGCTTCAGCCTGATGCAGATGGCCAAGACCAGCGCCAAGCTCACCCAGCTGGCCGCCAAGCGGCTGCCCTACATCAGCGTGCTCACCGACCCCACCACGGGAGGGGTGACGGCCAGCTTCGCCATGCTGGGCGATCTGAACATCGCCGAACCGAAGGCGCTGATCGGCTTCGCCGGCCCCCGTGTGGTGAAGGAGACCATCGGCACCGACCTGCCCAAAGGGTTCCAAACGAGCGAGTTCGTGCTCGAGCATGGCTTCCTGGACAAGATCGTGCCACGTAAGGACCTGAAGGCCAGGCTCTCGCAGTTCATCACCTTCTTTCAGGCCTGA
- a CDS encoding RNA methyltransferase, which yields MTEAEYKLTRALLERRHRRTEGAFLVQGRKLVDEALRSGWTVRFVVATEEVARAADIPDHLVRIAPPHRLERLGTFEQGNELIAVVDLPRPGTDGPLGDGELVLALDGVADPGNLGTIIRLADWFGVRRIWCAEGSVDPFNPKTVQASMGSVLRVEVFTVRLPDRLAQARREGASVYAADMAGAPVFEVGLQRPAVLVLGSESHGLSEAVKEQAGVRLRVPGGGGAESLNVAMAATALCMEFERRRQP from the coding sequence TTGACCGAGGCGGAGTACAAGTTGACGCGGGCGCTGCTGGAACGACGGCATCGCCGGACCGAAGGGGCGTTCCTCGTTCAGGGACGCAAGCTGGTGGACGAAGCCCTGCGTTCCGGATGGACGGTGCGTTTCGTGGTGGCCACGGAAGAAGTGGCGCGCGCCGCGGACATCCCGGACCACTTGGTGCGCATCGCCCCTCCGCACCGGCTGGAGCGCTTGGGCACCTTCGAGCAGGGCAACGAGCTGATCGCCGTGGTGGACCTGCCCCGGCCCGGCACCGATGGGCCGTTGGGGGACGGTGAGCTCGTGCTCGCCCTGGACGGGGTGGCCGATCCGGGGAACCTCGGTACGATCATCCGGTTGGCGGACTGGTTCGGGGTCCGCCGCATCTGGTGCGCCGAGGGTTCGGTGGACCCGTTCAATCCGAAGACCGTCCAGGCCAGCATGGGTTCCGTCCTCCGGGTGGAGGTGTTCACCGTGCGCCTGCCGGACAGGCTGGCCCAGGCCCGGCGCGAAGGAGCGTCGGTCTATGCGGCGGACATGGCGGGTGCCCCGGTGTTCGAGGTGGGGCTGCAGCGCCCGGCGGTGCTGGTGCTCGGCAGCGAGTCCCACGGGCTCTCCGAAGCGGTGAAGGAGCAGGCCGGTGTGCGGTTGCGCGTGCCGGGGGGTGGGGGCGCGGAGTCGCTGAACGTGGCCATGGCCGCCACCGCCCTCTGCATGGAGTTCGAGCGCCGCCGTCAGCCCTGA
- a CDS encoding polyribonucleotide nucleotidyltransferase has product MRPQGIKKTIDMGDGRPITIETGVLAKQADGSVTVRMGDTIVLATVVATKEAREGIDFLPLQVEYREKFSAAGRFPGGFFKREARPSDHEILVSRLVDRALRPLFPDDFHGDTQVQVMLMSHDKKNHSDSLACLAGAAALAVSDIPFGGPVSEVRVARIDGRFQINPDMVEVERADIDLIVAATERDILMVEGEMSEVQEADMIEAIKVAHEAIKVHCKVLNELSAAVAKSHVKRTYDHEKNNPEVEKKIADFCYQRYYDLALQPSGKEDRSARFGAVKDECLATLSDEEKADKAMLARTFKKVQKKAVRNAVLDKGVRLDGRKTTDIRPIWCEIDMLPGTHGSAIFTRGETQAINTVTLGSSLDEQTIDLATRKGSENFMLHYNFPSFSTGEVKPIRGPGRREVGHGNLALRALKPVIPPAPGNPYTIRLNCDILESNGSSSMATVCSGTLALMDAGVQIKAPVSGIAMGMISDGTRHAILSDILGDEDFLGDMDFKICGTAKGITATQMDMKVDGLPYEVLAQALEQARQGRLHILGEMLKTIDKPREDYKPHAPRIVTFEVPKESIGPIIGPGGRVIQEIQAETGAQISIDEVEGRGVVEIASENKASIEAAVARVKAIAFPPQAEIGVNYRGKVKTIMPYGAFVEIFPGTDGLLHVSELDWKRIERVEDVLKEGEMIDFQVVGKDPRTGKLKLSRRVLLPKPEGWVEREPAMEGAGRERRDRGDRPRRDDRPRREDRPRRDHGDAPPEQN; this is encoded by the coding sequence ATGAGACCACAAGGGATCAAGAAGACCATCGACATGGGCGATGGCCGCCCCATCACCATCGAGACCGGGGTGCTGGCCAAACAGGCGGACGGATCGGTGACGGTACGGATGGGCGATACGATCGTGCTGGCCACGGTGGTGGCCACCAAGGAGGCCCGGGAGGGCATCGATTTCCTGCCCCTGCAGGTGGAGTACCGCGAGAAATTCAGCGCCGCCGGTCGTTTCCCCGGCGGTTTCTTCAAGCGTGAGGCCCGGCCCAGCGACCACGAGATCCTCGTGAGCCGCCTGGTGGACCGTGCGCTGCGCCCCCTCTTCCCGGACGACTTCCACGGGGATACCCAGGTGCAGGTGATGCTGATGAGCCACGACAAGAAGAACCACAGCGACAGCCTGGCCTGCCTGGCCGGTGCGGCCGCACTGGCGGTGAGCGACATCCCCTTCGGCGGTCCGGTGAGCGAGGTGCGTGTGGCCCGCATCGACGGGCGCTTCCAGATCAACCCCGACATGGTGGAGGTGGAACGCGCCGACATCGACCTCATCGTGGCCGCCACCGAGCGCGACATCCTCATGGTGGAGGGCGAGATGAGCGAGGTGCAGGAAGCGGACATGATCGAGGCCATCAAGGTGGCGCACGAAGCGATCAAGGTGCACTGCAAGGTGCTGAACGAGCTCAGCGCCGCCGTGGCCAAGAGCCATGTGAAGCGCACCTATGATCATGAGAAGAACAACCCCGAGGTGGAGAAGAAGATCGCCGACTTCTGCTACCAGCGCTATTACGACCTGGCCCTGCAGCCCAGCGGCAAGGAGGACCGCAGCGCCAGGTTCGGCGCCGTGAAGGACGAGTGCCTCGCCACTCTGAGCGACGAGGAGAAGGCCGACAAGGCCATGCTGGCCCGCACCTTCAAGAAGGTGCAGAAGAAGGCGGTGCGCAACGCCGTGCTGGACAAGGGCGTGCGCCTCGACGGCAGGAAGACCACCGATATCCGCCCGATCTGGTGCGAGATCGACATGCTGCCCGGCACGCACGGCAGTGCCATCTTCACCCGTGGTGAGACCCAGGCCATCAACACCGTGACCCTGGGCAGTTCGCTCGACGAGCAGACCATCGACCTGGCCACGCGGAAGGGCAGCGAGAACTTCATGCTGCACTACAACTTCCCCAGCTTCAGCACGGGCGAGGTGAAACCGATCCGCGGCCCCGGACGCCGCGAAGTGGGCCACGGCAACCTGGCGCTGCGCGCGCTGAAGCCCGTGATCCCGCCCGCGCCCGGGAACCCCTACACCATCCGCCTGAACTGCGACATCCTGGAGAGCAACGGCAGCAGCTCCATGGCCACCGTGTGCAGCGGCACCCTTGCGCTGATGGACGCCGGCGTGCAGATCAAGGCCCCCGTGAGCGGCATCGCCATGGGCATGATCAGCGACGGCACGCGCCACGCCATCCTCAGCGACATCCTGGGCGACGAGGACTTCCTGGGCGACATGGACTTCAAGATCTGCGGCACGGCCAAGGGCATCACGGCCACCCAGATGGACATGAAGGTGGACGGCCTCCCCTACGAGGTGCTGGCCCAGGCGCTCGAACAGGCGCGACAGGGTCGTCTGCACATCCTCGGCGAGATGCTGAAGACGATCGACAAGCCCCGTGAGGACTACAAGCCCCACGCCCCGCGCATCGTCACCTTCGAGGTGCCCAAGGAGAGCATCGGGCCCATCATCGGCCCGGGTGGCCGCGTGATCCAGGAGATCCAGGCCGAGACCGGCGCGCAGATCAGCATCGACGAGGTGGAGGGTCGCGGTGTGGTGGAGATCGCCAGCGAGAACAAGGCCAGCATCGAGGCCGCCGTGGCGCGCGTGAAGGCCATCGCCTTCCCACCCCAGGCCGAGATCGGCGTGAACTACCGCGGCAAGGTGAAGACCATCATGCCCTACGGTGCGTTCGTGGAGATCTTCCCCGGCACCGACGGCCTGCTGCACGTGAGCGAGCTCGATTGGAAACGCATCGAGCGCGTGGAGGACGTGCTCAAGGAGGGCGAGATGATCGATTTCCAGGTGGTGGGCAAGGACCCGCGCACCGGCAAGTTGAAGCTGAGCCGCCGCGTGCTGCTGCCCAAGCCCGAAGGCTGGGTGGAGCGCGAGCCCGCCATGGAAGGCGCAGGGCGTGAGCGTCGCGACCGCGGCGATCGTCCCCGCCGCGACGACCGTCCCCGCCGCGAGGATCGTCCGCGGCGCGACCACGGTGATGCGCCTCCCGAACAGAACTGA